In Symmachiella dynata, the following are encoded in one genomic region:
- a CDS encoding sialidase family protein, which produces MSRSPYIYSRLIAIIIAAVAMITTVAHADSPPTPPQLLDASPPSKNILSLPDGSLEILYLQRGKQCVSIRSTDGGKTWSQPHAEFPFTKSGAGIPVTLVDRDGELHAILTVRRGDGRKPTVDYFIDIWHCRTSKKRTEWSEPQRIFAGYVGSLNGITQLPSGRIVLPHQYWVPGRKSTPPTGSHIVTTTYTDDGGKTWTQSPAELTAPCEANYIGSNYGACEPCMLPLKDGRAWMLMRSQTGYMYQSFSPDGADWTPAVASPFIASNSPASLLRLTDGRIVVFWNNCENPSRVDGAPIYTSRDALHVAISEDEGQTWQGFREVVRDPLRNESPPKQGDRGTAYPYSAETPEGDIILATGQGGGRISLMRIDPDWITATTAADDFSDGLEGWCTFKPFGPAARYWRDRTTGPVLIEHPSQSGKQVLHVRRPDEKPADEAVWNFPAGRTGRLTLRLKQQPGFQGGRIVLADRFIPPGDPVTDKLAAFVMPLSTEGDIADHDWHTMELSWNLDQHVCRVKIDGTSTTELPLVNPQSGAVSYLCLASTADELDEAGFLVESVRADVTAP; this is translated from the coding sequence ATGTCCCGTTCGCCCTACATTTACTCCCGACTGATAGCGATCATTATTGCTGCTGTGGCCATGATCACAACGGTTGCCCATGCCGATTCTCCTCCGACACCGCCGCAATTGTTGGATGCGTCTCCCCCGAGCAAGAATATTCTCAGCCTGCCGGACGGGTCGTTGGAGATTTTGTATTTGCAGCGGGGGAAGCAGTGCGTTTCGATTCGTTCGACCGATGGCGGCAAAACTTGGAGTCAGCCGCACGCGGAATTTCCATTTACCAAATCGGGGGCGGGGATTCCGGTCACACTTGTTGATCGTGATGGCGAACTGCATGCCATTCTCACCGTCCGTCGCGGTGACGGTAGAAAACCGACGGTCGATTATTTCATCGACATTTGGCACTGCCGTACCTCGAAAAAGCGGACCGAGTGGAGTGAGCCGCAGCGAATTTTTGCCGGTTATGTCGGCTCACTGAACGGCATCACGCAATTGCCCAGCGGGCGGATCGTGCTGCCGCACCAGTATTGGGTTCCCGGAAGAAAATCGACGCCGCCGACGGGGAGTCATATCGTGACGACCACGTATACCGACGACGGGGGAAAAACCTGGACACAGTCGCCTGCCGAATTGACGGCTCCCTGCGAGGCGAATTATATCGGCAGCAATTACGGTGCCTGCGAGCCTTGCATGTTGCCGCTCAAAGATGGTCGCGCGTGGATGTTGATGCGTAGCCAAACCGGCTACATGTATCAATCGTTTTCGCCCGACGGCGCCGACTGGACACCGGCAGTCGCTTCGCCGTTTATCGCGTCCAATTCACCGGCCAGTTTGCTGCGGCTGACCGATGGTCGTATCGTGGTGTTTTGGAATAACTGCGAGAATCCTTCCCGCGTCGATGGGGCTCCGATCTACACCTCGCGCGATGCGCTCCATGTGGCCATTTCGGAAGATGAGGGCCAAACCTGGCAAGGTTTTCGCGAAGTGGTTCGGGACCCGCTCAGAAATGAATCGCCCCCCAAACAAGGGGACCGCGGCACGGCGTATCCCTACTCCGCGGAAACGCCTGAGGGGGATATCATCCTAGCGACCGGGCAAGGGGGCGGGCGGATTTCGTTGATGCGCATTGATCCGGATTGGATAACCGCAACAACCGCGGCGGATGATTTTTCAGACGGACTGGAGGGTTGGTGCACGTTCAAACCCTTTGGTCCAGCGGCGCGCTATTGGCGCGACCGCACCACCGGCCCGGTGCTGATCGAGCATCCGTCGCAGTCCGGCAAACAGGTGTTACACGTGCGGCGGCCTGATGAAAAACCAGCGGATGAGGCGGTTTGGAATTTCCCCGCCGGACGCACAGGACGCTTAACATTGCGATTGAAGCAACAGCCCGGATTTCAGGGAGGACGAATTGTCTTGGCGGATCGTTTCATTCCGCCGGGAGATCCGGTCACAGACAAACTCGCAGCCTTCGTGATGCCGCTGTCGACTGAGGGAGACATCGCGGATCATGATTGGCATACGATGGAACTGTCATGGAATCTCGACCAGCATGTCTGCCGGGTGAAGATCGATGGAACGTCAACGACTGAACTTCCACTTGTTAATCCCCAGAGCGGTGCGGTGAGCTATCTCTGCTTGGCCTCAACAGCCGATGAACTTGACGAAGCCGGCTTTCTGGTTGAATCGGTTCGCGCCGATGTGACCGCCCCATAG
- a CDS encoding leucine-rich repeat domain-containing protein, translating into MTDGKPKSRLPRTGALVLIAVVLLIGSGVLSVWESYHRNQTAIAAIKDLEGTVESQFVYPAWFPEALKTKHWAAFERVTSVDLTITPITDADLGQLQGLAELEYLSLDYNEIGDAGMEHLYGLTNLEYLSLDSTQVSDMGIEHFAGFTQLKTLWIKNTQVTSTGVEKLQKALPNCAIFWIPPAE; encoded by the coding sequence ATGACCGATGGAAAACCGAAGAGCCGACTGCCGCGCACGGGCGCGCTGGTGCTGATTGCGGTGGTGTTGCTGATTGGCAGTGGCGTGCTGTCGGTATGGGAATCGTATCATCGCAATCAAACGGCGATCGCTGCAATTAAGGATTTAGAAGGCACAGTCGAGTCGCAATTTGTTTACCCCGCTTGGTTTCCAGAGGCACTAAAGACGAAGCATTGGGCGGCGTTCGAGAGAGTCACCTCAGTGGATTTAACAATCACGCCCATCACTGATGCAGACCTTGGACAACTGCAGGGACTCGCCGAGCTTGAATACCTATCGCTGGACTACAACGAAATTGGGGATGCTGGAATGGAGCATCTCTATGGGCTGACCAACCTGGAATACCTATCACTGGATAGTACCCAAGTCAGTGACATGGGGATTGAACATTTTGCTGGTTTTACCCAGTTAAAAACGCTGTGGATTAAAAATACCCAAGTCACAAGCACAGGTGTAGAAAAACTCCAGAAAGCTCTACCCAATTGCGCAATATTTTGGATACCACCAGCAGAATAA
- a CDS encoding sigma-70 family RNA polymerase sigma factor, protein MSHTPTIDPGDDFARLLVQHDRALFRYIMTFVARHDDAEEILQRVAIVLWRKFSEYDPTRDFLPWAYRVAYFEILKFRTEAGRSRLIFREDVLEALAETRHTLSPVLEAQHQALDACLEKLNAESAALLRRRYGESETVAALATEKGTTAKALYRKLDRLRDLIADCVERRVGFKGVVSNCE, encoded by the coding sequence ATGTCGCACACTCCCACGATCGACCCTGGTGATGACTTTGCACGATTGCTGGTTCAGCACGATCGAGCGTTGTTCAGGTATATCATGACATTCGTTGCCCGCCATGACGATGCAGAGGAGATTCTGCAGCGGGTTGCGATCGTCTTGTGGAGAAAATTCTCGGAGTACGATCCAACGCGTGACTTTCTCCCGTGGGCGTACCGGGTCGCCTACTTTGAGATCCTGAAGTTTCGCACGGAGGCCGGCCGCAGTCGTCTCATTTTCCGGGAAGATGTTCTCGAAGCATTGGCTGAAACAAGGCATACTCTGAGTCCGGTTCTCGAAGCACAACATCAGGCATTAGATGCGTGCCTGGAAAAATTGAACGCGGAATCTGCCGCTCTGCTGCGACGTCGCTACGGCGAGTCGGAGACAGTCGCGGCGTTGGCGACAGAGAAGGGCACCACAGCCAAGGCTCTGTACCGCAAACTTGATCGACTGCGCGACCTGATCGCCGACTGCGTCGAACGACGAGTTGGCTTCAAGGGAGTGGTGTCGAATTGCGAATAG
- a CDS encoding peptide chain release factor family protein: MESAIHPAALPVAELLPQCEVTRTRGSGPGGQHRNKVETAIILLHRPTGTHGEASERRSQAENQTVALFRLRVNLALAVRTEKMADDEVDRVWTSRLIGGRISINPAHEDFPTMLAEALDWIKNREFDLKAAAEKLGCTGSQLTKFLKREPRAWSGVNANRKLRGLRPLK; this comes from the coding sequence ATGGAGAGTGCGATCCATCCCGCAGCTTTGCCGGTTGCGGAATTACTGCCGCAATGTGAAGTCACGCGCACCCGCGGCAGCGGACCGGGAGGACAACATCGCAACAAAGTCGAAACGGCCATCATTCTGTTGCATCGGCCGACCGGGACTCACGGCGAAGCCTCCGAGCGCCGCAGCCAAGCCGAGAACCAGACCGTTGCCCTGTTTCGGCTGCGGGTCAATTTGGCGCTCGCGGTGCGCACAGAAAAAATGGCTGACGACGAGGTCGATCGAGTCTGGACATCCCGATTGATTGGCGGCCGCATTAGCATCAATCCAGCGCATGAGGACTTTCCGACGATGCTGGCTGAGGCGCTGGATTGGATCAAAAACCGTGAGTTTGATCTCAAGGCAGCCGCGGAGAAACTGGGCTGCACCGGTTCGCAGTTGACGAAATTCCTGAAACGCGAACCGCGGGCTTGGAGTGGCGTGAACGCCAATCGAAAGTTGCGCGGATTGCGTCCGCTGAAATAG
- a CDS encoding cytochrome c oxidase subunit 3 translates to MPALSDRSATHRTDARFLLRFAATVMGVALTAGALAWVLIHFIGTTPHPGRVVFPVALFASTALLACGSTAMQRALLAIRRERQRLCRRHLCQAMLAGTLFCGVQSYALYCLIQNQTPATAQADANAFLIVFAGLHAMHFCVAMLFVCYIAVRTFAGRYDHEYYLGITLCTYFWHALGVVWMVILGVFVMALGMQ, encoded by the coding sequence ATGCCCGCTCTCTCCGACAGATCTGCGACTCACCGCACCGATGCCCGGTTTCTATTGCGTTTCGCCGCGACCGTGATGGGCGTGGCGCTGACGGCCGGGGCGTTGGCTTGGGTGCTGATCCACTTCATCGGCACAACACCCCACCCGGGACGTGTCGTGTTTCCCGTCGCACTGTTCGCCAGCACGGCATTACTGGCCTGTGGCAGCACGGCGATGCAGCGAGCTTTGCTCGCGATCCGCCGCGAGCGTCAACGCCTCTGCCGCCGCCATCTATGCCAAGCCATGCTGGCCGGGACGCTCTTTTGCGGCGTGCAAAGTTATGCGTTGTACTGCCTGATCCAAAACCAAACCCCGGCAACCGCCCAAGCCGATGCCAACGCCTTCCTCATCGTATTCGCTGGTCTGCACGCAATGCACTTTTGCGTGGCAATGCTGTTTGTCTGTTACATCGCCGTACGGACCTTCGCGGGGCGCTACGACCACGAATACTACCTAGGAATCACCCTCTGTACGTACTTCTGGCACGCTTTGGGCGTGGTGTGGATGGTAATTCTGGGAGTGTTTGTGATGGCGTTGGGGATGCAGTGA
- a CDS encoding PAS domain-containing sensor histidine kinase: MKPSSPVGKPATFPPAPSDPLSAQVTATADDAIRSLEERLEFEVLISDMSAAIVNSAAEAVDDTISDILRQVAAPLGIDIFSLLILSPNEDLLCATHVYCRSGFENNVPPRELEFPPELLTQLCTDDIVELNGSPADDESAPQLQQLLIPIQVSGVPSGALGCHMSGEPVRWQPYVIRRLQLLGNIIANTLSRTQTAKELAAAKTRFSLAVTGSTDGIWDLNFETGELFYSDRCIELADFRKDDLVSSINTFINHIHPDDAKQNREAIKRHLKDRVPYDVEYRLRTQSGKYRWFHARGQAIWNDEGRALRMAGSIQDIDARKQAEAALVNAAKQFVSVKGEELFQSLLIHLAESLDAEYAFIGTINSDDHDVVQTNAAYADGKIIENFTYEMKGTPCAQVVQQQTCVYSSGVQQQFPQDEMLSTMGVEAYVGTTIFDSRGQPQGLVSLLFRRPLAETQTLKSTLKIVAGHISAELERNQATDALRSSEQWISRILDLGVIGMAITSPEKGWVEVNDRMYEILGYTPEELSKLTWVDISHPDDVDADLAQFQRVLAGEIDGYALEKRYITKKGESIHVSIAVNCARTADGSVEYLTALVQDISDRKRAEHAMHASKQHLRAIIDTTPACVKLHTRDGILLEMNAAGLALIEAKHTDDVRNLCVYDLITKEYHEAYREFINRVWQGKKETFEFEIVALQGTRRFMETQAVLLNMSDRDPVILSITSDITARKEAELERETLIQELESKNTELESFTYTVSHDLKSPLVTIKGFLGLLKRDLAAENLSAVEEDCCEISNAADKMTNLLDGLLELSRVGRVANPSEHVNFGEIVAQALRTSAGGISQKGVQVTVAPEFPNVYGDRLRLLEVMQNLIDNAVQYCSPTDPCIEIGMRDDAKELVCYVRNNGTGIDPKYHDNVFKLFEQLNASNAGSGIGLAIVKRIIDVHGGEIWVESTGTQNGCSFIFSLPWLSQHDIIKS; this comes from the coding sequence ATGAAGCCATCGAGCCCAGTTGGCAAACCGGCAACATTTCCCCCCGCACCGAGTGATCCACTTTCCGCTCAGGTGACAGCCACAGCGGATGACGCGATTCGCTCGCTCGAAGAACGCCTGGAATTTGAAGTCCTGATTTCCGACATGTCGGCCGCGATTGTCAATTCAGCGGCAGAGGCTGTGGACGATACGATCTCTGACATTTTGCGACAAGTCGCCGCCCCATTGGGCATCGACATCTTCTCTCTGCTCATATTGTCCCCCAACGAGGATCTATTGTGTGCCACTCATGTTTATTGTCGCTCGGGTTTCGAAAACAATGTTCCCCCGCGTGAATTGGAATTCCCCCCCGAACTGCTTACGCAGCTGTGTACGGATGACATTGTCGAATTGAACGGTTCGCCCGCCGACGACGAATCCGCGCCGCAGTTACAGCAACTGTTGATTCCCATTCAAGTTAGTGGAGTCCCCAGCGGCGCATTAGGATGCCACATGTCCGGTGAGCCGGTGCGGTGGCAACCGTATGTGATACGACGTCTGCAACTCCTGGGCAACATCATCGCCAATACGCTCTCCCGCACACAGACTGCAAAGGAACTCGCTGCTGCAAAAACGCGATTTTCGCTAGCAGTCACCGGCTCGACCGACGGGATTTGGGACTTAAATTTTGAAACGGGCGAGTTATTTTACTCGGATCGATGTATTGAGTTGGCCGATTTCCGAAAGGATGATCTCGTCTCCTCCATCAATACATTTATCAATCACATCCACCCCGACGACGCAAAACAAAACCGCGAAGCCATCAAACGTCACTTGAAAGACCGCGTTCCCTACGACGTCGAATATCGCTTGCGCACTCAATCGGGCAAATATCGCTGGTTTCACGCACGAGGACAAGCAATTTGGAACGACGAAGGCCGCGCGCTGCGGATGGCAGGCTCCATTCAAGACATCGACGCCCGCAAACAGGCCGAGGCGGCGTTAGTCAACGCGGCCAAGCAGTTTGTCTCAGTCAAGGGTGAGGAATTATTTCAATCCTTGCTCATACACCTAGCCGAGTCACTGGACGCCGAATATGCCTTCATCGGCACAATAAATAGTGACGACCATGATGTCGTGCAGACGAACGCCGCTTATGCCGATGGCAAGATTATCGAGAATTTCACATACGAAATGAAAGGCACACCCTGCGCGCAAGTTGTCCAGCAGCAGACCTGCGTTTATTCCAGCGGCGTCCAGCAACAATTTCCCCAAGATGAGATGCTGTCAACAATGGGGGTGGAAGCCTACGTGGGCACGACGATTTTTGACTCTCGCGGTCAGCCACAAGGATTGGTGTCGCTTTTATTTCGTCGTCCGCTCGCAGAGACCCAGACGTTAAAATCGACGCTAAAAATTGTCGCCGGGCATATTTCCGCCGAACTGGAACGTAATCAAGCAACCGACGCATTGCGGAGCAGCGAACAATGGATTAGCCGCATCTTGGATCTCGGCGTGATCGGCATGGCGATCACCTCCCCAGAAAAGGGGTGGGTTGAGGTCAACGATCGCATGTATGAAATTCTGGGCTACACCCCCGAGGAACTCTCTAAGCTCACTTGGGTCGACATCTCCCATCCCGACGATGTTGATGCCGACTTAGCACAATTTCAGCGGGTACTGGCGGGTGAGATTGACGGATACGCACTGGAAAAACGTTACATCACGAAAAAAGGCGAATCGATTCATGTGTCAATCGCCGTGAATTGCGCGCGAACTGCCGACGGTTCCGTGGAATACTTAACGGCGCTGGTCCAGGACATCTCGGATCGCAAGCGAGCCGAACATGCGATGCATGCCAGCAAACAACATTTACGGGCAATCATCGACACCACCCCGGCCTGCGTCAAATTGCATACCCGGGATGGGATTCTGTTGGAAATGAATGCCGCCGGTTTGGCCTTAATCGAAGCAAAACATACTGACGATGTCCGCAACTTGTGTGTTTACGATCTGATCACCAAGGAGTACCACGAAGCCTATCGTGAATTCATTAACCGCGTGTGGCAAGGAAAAAAAGAAACCTTCGAATTCGAAATCGTGGCATTGCAGGGAACGCGACGGTTTATGGAAACGCAGGCCGTCCTGTTGAATATGAGCGACCGCGACCCTGTCATCTTATCAATCACAAGTGACATCACTGCACGTAAAGAAGCGGAACTTGAACGCGAAACGTTGATTCAAGAATTGGAGTCCAAAAACACCGAGTTAGAAAGCTTTACGTATACCGTGTCGCACGACCTCAAAAGTCCCTTGGTCACGATCAAAGGATTTTTAGGGTTGCTGAAAAGAGACCTCGCAGCTGAGAACCTGTCCGCTGTTGAGGAAGACTGCTGCGAAATTAGCAATGCCGCGGACAAAATGACAAATCTATTAGACGGGCTGCTGGAACTCTCCCGCGTAGGACGAGTTGCTAATCCGTCGGAACATGTCAACTTCGGTGAAATTGTCGCCCAGGCATTACGGACATCGGCAGGCGGTATTAGCCAAAAAGGGGTGCAGGTAACGGTCGCCCCTGAGTTTCCGAACGTCTACGGAGATCGGCTGCGTTTATTGGAAGTCATGCAGAATTTAATTGACAACGCCGTCCAGTATTGTTCACCAACCGATCCTTGCATCGAAATCGGTATGCGGGATGACGCAAAAGAGTTGGTGTGTTACGTGCGGAATAACGGAACCGGCATCGACCCCAAATATCATGACAACGTTTTCAAACTCTTTGAGCAACTCAATGCTAGCAACGCAGGATCGGGCATCGGACTTGCCATCGTGAAACGGATCATCGATGTGCATGGAGGTGAGATCTGGGTGGAATCAACAGGAACACAGAATGGTTGTTCGTTCATTTTTTCATTGCCTTGGCTCAGTCAACACGACATAATAAAGAGTTGA
- a CDS encoding DUF1559 domain-containing protein has protein sequence MPQFSLRSSRKQISLHRGARQSGFTLIELLVVIAIIAILIALLLPAVQQAREAARRTQCRNNLKQIGLALHNYHDSFRMFPPGSINSPLSGNRWQYPEWVSFHHLILPQLEQSAIYERYAEDWGRRPPWDHIYYPSVPEWPDYLRVGMPVFRCPTDPGAPNNVKVLSDSGIVPCSNYLGMWSAFSDNDIWAEASSSGSISTLATSTTEPINPLPEPTLTLSQMKGVFGASRGTSMKNITDGSSNTICVAEYLTGTLGDFRGAFITTRSSGKVLHAMYGPNSRLRDGLLGSDQSCRAGSGQDLPDQNLPCAPTGNGNNTAGSRSQHTGGVQVTLCDGSVRFVSDSIDLQTWRNLSWMSDGNVLGEF, from the coding sequence ATGCCACAATTCAGTTTGCGTAGTAGCAGGAAACAGATCAGTTTGCATAGAGGTGCGAGACAGAGTGGGTTCACACTGATCGAACTATTGGTTGTAATTGCGATCATTGCCATATTGATCGCTCTTCTGCTGCCCGCTGTGCAGCAAGCGCGAGAGGCGGCGAGACGAACACAGTGCAGGAACAACTTGAAGCAGATCGGACTGGCGCTGCATAACTATCACGACAGTTTTCGCATGTTTCCCCCCGGTTCGATCAATTCGCCGCTTTCCGGCAATCGTTGGCAATATCCAGAGTGGGTCTCATTCCATCATCTGATATTACCCCAGTTGGAACAATCGGCGATCTATGAACGTTACGCAGAGGACTGGGGAAGGCGTCCACCTTGGGATCACATTTACTACCCGAGCGTACCAGAATGGCCGGATTATCTGCGGGTGGGCATGCCGGTCTTTCGTTGCCCCACGGACCCAGGTGCTCCCAACAACGTGAAAGTCTTGTCCGATTCAGGCATAGTTCCCTGCTCGAACTATCTTGGCATGTGGAGCGCGTTCAGCGACAATGACATCTGGGCTGAAGCTTCCTCGTCCGGCAGCATCTCGACGCTGGCGACGAGTACGACGGAACCGATCAATCCTCTGCCAGAGCCAACCCTCACCCTCTCGCAAATGAAGGGGGTTTTCGGTGCTAGCCGCGGAACGAGCATGAAAAACATCACGGATGGCAGCAGCAACACAATTTGTGTGGCGGAGTATCTGACGGGGACACTCGGGGATTTCCGCGGTGCGTTCATCACCACACGGTCATCGGGCAAAGTGCTTCATGCCATGTACGGTCCCAATAGCCGTCTCCGCGATGGTCTGCTGGGATCGGATCAAAGCTGCCGAGCCGGCTCTGGCCAGGACCTACCGGACCAAAACCTGCCTTGCGCCCCGACCGGGAATGGAAATAATACTGCAGGGTCGCGCAGTCAGCATACAGGCGGGGTGCAAGTCACGCTGTGCGACGGATCCGTCCGGTTCGTCAGCGATAGCATCGATCTGCAGACGTGGCGGAACCTGTCCTGGATGTCTGACGGGAATGTCCTGGGCGAGTTCTAA
- a CDS encoding arylsulfatase, with amino-acid sequence MVDRFVRLRFFVGLLVLLSAEQGMAAEAAPARPNFVFIMADDLGYAGLSCYGQKKYSTPRIDQMAREGMRFTQVYAGCTVCASSRSVLMTGLHTGHTPVRGNTGGIALADSDITVAEVLKGVGYRTACIGKWGLGEHGTTGIPNKQGFDRFFGYLHQIHAHFYYPKFLWDQDEKFVLEGNDGFSGQYTHDVIVDRAMQFLREQAKEDDPFFLYLPLTIPHYELLVPEDSLEEFRGKYPETPYTGRRKKVGFPDDYAAQSHPKAATAAMITRMDRDVGRILDLLQELKLDENTLVFFTSDNGATGGPSDPDFFQACGPLRGYKRDLYEGGIRVPMIARWPGHIKAGSVNDHVWYFADVLPTLSELAKTDAPKTTDGLSVVPALLGEKAAGRAQAKHDYLYWEHPNHYERLLQAVRLGDWKAIRLDAGLPLELYNLRADVGEKTNVAADHPSVVQQMEQIIKSAHKEPPPQIEPKPPAGRQYQ; translated from the coding sequence ATGGTGGATCGTTTCGTGCGGCTGCGTTTTTTTGTGGGGTTGTTGGTGTTGCTTTCGGCGGAGCAGGGGATGGCGGCAGAGGCTGCGCCCGCGCGGCCGAATTTTGTGTTTATCATGGCTGATGACCTGGGGTATGCCGGGCTGAGCTGTTATGGCCAAAAGAAATACAGCACGCCGCGGATTGATCAAATGGCGCGGGAGGGGATGCGGTTTACACAGGTGTACGCCGGTTGCACTGTCTGTGCGTCTTCACGCAGTGTGTTGATGACCGGCCTGCACACCGGACATACGCCGGTTCGCGGAAACACCGGTGGCATTGCCTTGGCTGATTCCGATATCACTGTGGCTGAAGTCCTCAAGGGAGTCGGGTATCGCACCGCTTGTATTGGCAAGTGGGGACTCGGCGAACATGGCACAACTGGCATTCCCAACAAGCAAGGTTTCGATCGGTTCTTCGGCTATCTGCATCAAATCCATGCTCACTTTTACTATCCCAAATTCTTGTGGGACCAAGATGAGAAGTTTGTCTTAGAGGGGAACGACGGCTTCAGCGGGCAATACACGCACGATGTGATCGTCGATCGCGCAATGCAGTTTCTCCGCGAACAAGCGAAGGAAGATGATCCCTTCTTCTTGTATCTGCCACTCACGATTCCCCACTACGAACTGTTGGTGCCCGAGGATTCTCTAGAGGAGTTTCGCGGCAAGTATCCGGAAACGCCGTACACCGGCCGTCGTAAGAAAGTTGGCTTTCCAGACGACTATGCCGCCCAGTCGCATCCCAAGGCAGCGACAGCGGCGATGATCACGCGCATGGACCGCGACGTGGGGCGGATTCTGGATCTGTTGCAGGAACTGAAATTGGATGAGAACACGTTGGTGTTTTTCACCAGCGACAACGGCGCCACCGGAGGCCCTTCGGATCCTGACTTCTTTCAGGCTTGCGGCCCGCTGCGGGGGTATAAGCGTGATTTGTATGAAGGGGGAATTCGTGTGCCGATGATCGCCCGCTGGCCGGGACATATCAAAGCCGGTAGCGTGAATGATCATGTTTGGTATTTCGCCGATGTGTTGCCAACATTATCCGAGCTTGCGAAAACCGATGCGCCGAAAACGACCGATGGTCTGTCGGTAGTGCCGGCGCTGTTGGGTGAAAAAGCGGCAGGTCGCGCGCAGGCAAAGCATGACTATTTGTATTGGGAACATCCCAACCACTACGAGCGGTTGTTACAAGCGGTACGCCTGGGAGATTGGAAAGCGATTCGCCTGGATGCCGGGCTGCCGTTGGAGCTGTACAACTTGCGAGCCGATGTCGGTGAAAAAACGAATGTGGCGGCCGACCACCCAAGTGTCGTGCAACAGATGGAGCAGATCATCAAATCCGCGCACAAGGAACCACCGCCGCAAATCGAGCCCAAGCCCCCCGCAGGACGGCAATATCAATAG
- a CDS encoding MgtC/SapB family protein translates to MDWQLESLYAIRAVVAAVLGGFIGWERGWHGREAGMRTYASVALGSCVFALISSHIPGAEPSRLAANIVTGVGFLGAGIILRERGRTVGLTTAATIWSTAAVGTAVGFGMYLLATLTSLIVFGILALHHLPGWKRLSGQQDHSTETPDEQN, encoded by the coding sequence TTGGACTGGCAATTAGAATCCTTGTATGCGATCCGTGCGGTCGTCGCTGCGGTCCTGGGCGGATTTATTGGTTGGGAACGGGGGTGGCACGGACGTGAAGCGGGGATGCGGACCTATGCCTCTGTCGCACTCGGCTCATGCGTGTTCGCTCTCATCTCATCGCACATCCCCGGAGCAGAGCCGTCACGACTAGCGGCCAACATCGTCACCGGCGTCGGTTTTCTGGGAGCCGGCATCATCCTCCGCGAACGCGGCCGCACCGTGGGTCTGACCACCGCCGCCACAATCTGGTCCACCGCCGCCGTCGGCACCGCTGTCGGTTTTGGTATGTACCTGCTAGCGACGCTCACTTCGTTGATCGTGTTCGGAATCCTGGCGTTGCATCACCTGCCGGGCTGGAAGCGACTCTCCGGCCAACAAGATCACTCCACGGAAACGCCCGACGAACAGAACTGA
- a CDS encoding response regulator has translation MPLRILIADDDASHARLVMRIFADHRLANTVEHVADGEATLNYLSQRRDFKNALDYRLPDALLLDLKLPRIDGLSVLKSIRETDELRRLPVIILSTSNATTDVTRAYELGASSYLVKPTDFGQFSQMINDLGDYWLLWNRSPWATS, from the coding sequence ATGCCATTGCGAATCTTAATCGCCGATGACGATGCATCCCACGCTAGGTTGGTGATGCGCATCTTTGCAGATCATCGTCTTGCCAACACCGTAGAGCATGTTGCCGATGGCGAAGCAACGCTGAACTACCTGAGCCAACGCCGCGATTTCAAAAATGCTCTGGACTATCGACTGCCGGACGCTCTTCTTTTGGATTTGAAACTGCCCAGAATCGACGGGCTCAGCGTGCTGAAATCGATCAGAGAAACCGACGAACTGCGCCGCCTGCCAGTCATCATTCTTTCCACGAGCAACGCCACCACCGATGTCACCCGCGCCTATGAATTGGGCGCGAGCAGTTATTTAGTCAAACCGACCGACTTCGGGCAGTTTTCGCAAATGATCAATGACCTCGGAGATTACTGGCTGCTCTGGAATCGCTCGCCGTGGGCTACATCTTAG
- a CDS encoding helix-turn-helix domain-containing protein, with product MAYVEAGDIQEILDSLKIRAAELARRTHVSRSYLSHLLSGRKSNPSKLWALQVLQLCREEHLEGIAERIQQRVEPAKSEN from the coding sequence ATGGCGTACGTCGAAGCGGGCGATATCCAAGAAATCCTCGACTCGCTCAAAATTCGAGCAGCCGAACTTGCACGTCGCACCCATGTAAGTCGGTCTTACCTCAGCCACTTGCTGAGCGGTCGCAAATCGAACCCAAGCAAACTTTGGGCGCTGCAAGTCCTTCAGCTATGCCGCGAGGAACATCTCGAGGGCATCGCTGAACGAATCCAGCAACGGGTCGAACCAGCTAAATCCGAAAACTGA